TATAAAAACTTTAAATATCAACTAATCAATTAGAGGAAATGGTATTTTTTTAAAAAATATATATGTAACTCACTCACATGTACTATTGACAAATATCAATCCAGATTATGACACGATATTTTTTTTAATCGTGTTTTTTTTAAACTAAAATGAGCAAGGGAGGATGCAAACATGGGTTCTTAGAGAAAAAAACCAAAAAAATAAATGAGAAAAAAGAAAAATAGACAGAACCGCTGTTTAAAATGAGACTTGGGGAGCTGCTAAAAACCCCTTACGTGGCAGGTTGGAATAGGCTAATCGTTTTAGGCAAAAGGGGAAAAAATTAGGGTGTTTCTCTTTCACGAGTCCAAAACTTCAAACCCTTCAATCCCTCTGGTTGATGTTGTTCGATGGGTGCTTCGTCTTCTTCCAAATCCGGCGATGAAATCACCGAGGAGGTTCGGATTTTTTTTTTTTTTTGTATTGATTTGATGTTCGTGAATTGAATTTTGTTGATTATAATTGAAAATTTTGTTTTGTTGATGAGAATTGATATTAGATTTGACTCGAAAATTTTGTTTTGATGATGAGATTTGAGAGACTCCATGGACAGAGGAGACTGTGACAAATACTCACCGAGAACTTTCCGGAACTTCGTCGAGCTATCACAGAGAGGTTACTATGACAACGTTCTCTGTCACAGAATCATCAAGGTCTGTTCTTTATTTTCTAATCTGAATTTTTAGTTGTACCGAGATCACAGTGATGATGAAAGTTTGTTCCTTTGGTATCTGAATTTTCAGGATTTCATCGTGCAAGGTGGAGATCTTACTGGAACTTGAAGTGGTGGCCAATCCATTTATGGGTAGATTATCTCTTTGATCAATGCTCGTTGATTCCATGTATGTGTTTGTAACGTATGACATGTATAATATGCAAGTTAGTTTGGTGTATTGTGAGTCACCACGTTTTGCTTGTGAGTCACCACGTTTCGCTTCAGTTTTTGCAGGTGAAGCTAGCTGAAGTAATTGGAAGTTTCACAACACCAAGAAGAATGGCTTTGTTCTGGTCTGACAAGAAGGACCTGTTGATCGAGACTACTACTCAGATCAGAACGTTGCTTTGTGGTGGTAAGAGTCATCCCGTTTAATTTAGCCATGCTAGACTGCAATGTGATCGCTCTTTCTAATGCTATACATGTTCTTTTTATGGTAGACTGCAATGTGATCGCTCTTAATCATGTTACGAGAGATCACAGGGACAGACCCGAAACAGAGACCAAAGATGAAGGAAGTTACAGGGAGGTTACGAGAGATCACATGATTTTATGGTAGTTTGAGTTTGTGTGTGTGTTATATAACGACTCAAAATGTTGTGTTATTGTCCAAAATATTGTCCAAAATTCTAGTTTGGAATGCATAATGTTGTGTTATTGTATTTTTCTTAAAATTCCTTGTTGTGATGTTTGAGACGAAACTAGTACTGCAGGTTGGTTTTGGAGTTCATGAAGTTCTGAGCATGTGACACAAAAAAACAGAGCCATGTGATCAGTTTTCTCGTTTGTGATCAGTATCATGTGACACAAAAAACACCAAAAAGAAACAGAGCCTTTACATGTGAACAAGAAGAAGACATACGTAGATGGTAGTTGTGTGGCCAAGCTTTGCAAGATGTGTCTCCTTTTTTTCTTTATAAGTTAAATTTCTTTTGGTTTGTAAGTTACAAGCTTATAATTTCTCTTTCGATTGTAAAGATTTTGGTTTCTCTTTACCATTTCACCAAAAAGAACAAGTGCTGAGTTACTTTGTTTCTCTTACCATTTCCTAATTAAAGATTTTGTTTATCTTACCATTTCTCTTCGAAATGGCTTCTTCTTCTTCTAATAATTTTGTAGAAATGAAGAATGAAAAATTCGACCACATTTTCAATCAACAATTCTAAAATTTTTTCATTCATCATGATGATCATCAAGAAGCATTTGATGTTTTTATGTCATAGTTGTTTAAATTTTATGAAATCCAATAATTTATAAGTTTTGTAAAATTTAAATTTAATAATTCACTTTCTAAAATAATTTTTTTTTCTTAAGAACCTCAATGGGGTTCTCCCATTGGACCTTCACAAAACTAATTATATTAACAAGAGTTCTTAATTTCATAAAGTACACATTTAACAATTAAACTAATGGTTAGAACCCATCAAGGACTCTAACCATTGAACATGCTCTAATATTCTATAAAAATAACTTTTTGAAAGAGACAAGATCAAGAATACACTTAATAACTGTGGGGATGTGGTTGGGTGGTATGGTGGACTTGGAAATGTGTTAAGCGTCCTGAACTGAAAATTTGGCTTTAGATTTTCCATCCGTATATAACCACGCAATATAGATATTTAACTCCCATATAGAGCAGCCGAGTTTACCTATTACCGACTTACCAATAGATCACTCTCTTAAAAATTAATTAGTTGGATTTCTGCCTAGAACACTTCCAAGTCCATCAAAAAAAAAGAACACACTAAATTTGTTAAAAAAATAGCTCAACAAAATAAACTCTACTTGGGAGAGACACGATCAATTTCCTTGGAAGGAATCTCCGAAGATTAGTACGTACGAAGCCTAAATCAAGGGATCTACGCAGCTACAAGAAACAATAACTCTATCCACCTATTGACCACTCCATAAATTCAATCGCTATTGCTTCGATGACTAATTATCGTGAAATTTTTATATTTCTTCTTTTTGATAAAAAATGTCATTTTATCATTTTATAATTTTAATTAAAATTATGCGTAGTTTAAGTTTAATATTAATTACAAGTACATTGATTTATAAATAATTTTATTTACCTCAAATAATATTGATGGAATAAGTGTAATTAATAAGAAAATAAATATGTTTTAATCACTTTTTATTCTGTATGAAAATATCAAAGTAATATTTTTTTCTAAACAGAAGGAGTATAATTTAGTAAACGGCTTTTCTAAATAAAAATAATTGTTATATATTTTTAGTAATCTTTATTGGTCTGCTTCCGCAAAATCTTCTAGAATGTATTCCCCTCCTCATCTATAAACCCATAGCTTATTCACTAAAAAACACTAAATCTTATAAATATTAATTTCTAATATATATGCAGAAAATATCCATTTTACTGGAAATTATCATAAAATAAAAAGTGTTAATGAAATTCATATTAACTGCAATGCAGCACATGACTTTTTTGGGTAAATGGCCTAATTCCACACCATAAATATTATATAAAACAATTACACACATTTTTATTCTCGTCTAATTCAACATATTAGAAGTATTAAAACATATTTCTCCCCCAATCAGAAAGAACGAAAATTGTATCCCCATAAATTAAAGTTCACTTGGTTTTAATGGTTTGAACATAAACAGATTCCAAATTATGATGTTTTGGACCGAAATTAAAACCCGACTCTAGTTGAGATCCAAATACAAACCCGGATCTCGGTTCACATAACATCCACTCTTTGTTTTTTCCTTTTAGTTTCATTAATGTGAATGACCATTTTCTTGCCCAAAACATAAAATATGATGCTAGAAACGGAAACAAGATTATAGAAACTATGTTGAAATTTTCTTGTACTATCATCGTTTATATCGAACGGATTTGTGATGTCTCGTCAACATTAGAACTTGTGAACTTTAGCAGAGTAGCCATCATGCAAGCTTTAACGTGTCTGCCATATAAACGCACTTTTGACAATTGTCCGTTTTCTTGTCATTGTACTTCACATAAAAGCAAGCCTGGTCCCCTCTATAATCGTCACTTCACTGGCTAGTAGATACTGAGACTTGGATCCTCAGGTACTCTCTCTCTCTCTCTCTCTCTCTCTCTCTCTCTCTCTCTCTCATTACAGCATTGCAGCGCTCAAAATATGTCTTTTGTCAAAATAATTAAATTTTAATTTTGAAAGAAAGTTAAAGTCACTGAAAAAAGAACACATGGCATAACAGTTTTTGGATAATATCTCACTGGCTCTCATATAAAACTCTTTCCTCCACTTCTTAATCTTTTGTATTTTTTTAGAGACTCAATAATATCCCATATAGGGATGCTCTTACTACTCTTCTCTTTGTAACGATTTCTTTTTCCGGAAATGCCCCCTGGTTGATGGTGAACTTTAATGGCTGGTCTGATTTAAGGGTTCATAGAGGCAAAAGCTATTTAGAACCTGTGTTTCAATTATCCGGCTGAAATCTGTGATCAGTTTTGCTATTAACCACAAAACTTTTCTATTCCTTTTTACATCTTTAGAGAACATAAAAATGGTCAATTTCAGACTTCTTATTTTGTAAAGTTTCACCAAACCATTATTTTCTGTGCACATTATTAAATTATGGCATGGGTATTTTTATGCCCTAATTCCTTGACCAGATACTTGAGTGCTTGTGGGTGTGGAAAGAAGACTGTGGTTACAATGTCTAAGGAATTCTGCAAGGGATTGCTGCAGAGTGAAGAGCTCTATAAAGTATGGCCATACGCTACACACATTCATCGATCCTCACTATTTTCTCACCTTTCTCTGATACTTTTCTTTGGAGAAAAATGTTGCAGTATATACTGGAGACCAGCGTGTATCCACGCCAGCCTGAGGCTCTTAAGGAGCTTAGAAAAATTACCTGTAACCACCCTGAAGCTGTGATGGCTACTGCACCAGATGCTGGTCAGTTAATGGGGATGCTTCTAAATTTGGTAAATGCAAAAAAAACGATTGAGGTTGGGGTCTTCACTGGATACTCTCTTCTCCTCACTGCTCTTACCATTCCAGAAGATGGAAAGGTATGTGCATATATCGAAAAAGAAATAAAGACACGAGTTAGAATCGCGCTATTTTTTAGTTAGTTTTCAGAATTTAGAAATATGATTTCAAACAATGTCATATCTATCTATTGTACAAATGTTTTTGAGATGAATAAACTTAACATTTATTAAATAAAAAAGATCACCTGAAACAAAGCCACACTTGTTGTAAAAAAGGTTTTTTTTTTATTTGAATAAATTTAACATTTCTTCAAAAAAAAGAAGATCATCTGTTTCATTCTGCAACTTATGTGGTACACGAGCTCTGCAGGTTATTGCCATTGACGTGGATAGAGGCTCATACGAAGAGGTAGGATTGCCAATTATAAACAAAGCTGGTGTTGAACACAAGATTGACTTCAGAGAATCTGAAGCTCTTCCAGTCCTAGACGAACTTTTAAGCCATGTACAGCTTCCTAGTCATTTATTTGTCTCATTATGTCCGTTCCATTTCCCAGACAATAGGAATGAAAGAGTACTAAGGATTCATGTTAAGAATTTTTTGTCATAAATAGTAATTGTCCTGAGATGGTCTGTCTATTATTGATGTTTATGATGTAGAAAGCCAACGAGGGCGGCTTCGATTTCGCATTTGTGGACGCAGACAAGGAGAACTATTGGAACTACCACGAGAGGCTTATGAGACTGATCAAGGTTGGTGGGATTGTAGTGTATGACAACACTCTCTGGGGAGGAACAGTTGCTAAACCGGAGACCTCCACGTCTGAGTGGAGGAGAGGAGGCAGGAAAGCCATCCTCGAGCTGAACCAGAAACTCTCTGCTGATCAGCGAGTGCAGATCTCGCACGCTGTGCTTGGCGATGGGATCACTATTTGCAGGAGACTATATTGAAATGTTACTACTTTGATGCGCAAATCTTGTTGTTGTTGTCGTCGTCGTTGCTGTTAAGTTTTGTCTTAAGACTTACGTGCTCTAATAAAAAACTTTATTAAAATAAAACTGATTGACTAAGGTGAATTAGGGGATAACTACTTATAGGAAAAAATAA
The DNA window shown above is from Brassica oleracea var. oleracea cultivar TO1000 chromosome C3, BOL, whole genome shotgun sequence and carries:
- the LOC106333106 gene encoding probable caffeoyl-CoA O-methyltransferase At4g26220 isoform X2, encoding MSKEFCKGLLQSEELYKYILETSVYPRQPEALKELRKITCNHPEAVMATAPDAGQLMGMLLNLVNAKKTIEVGVFTGYSLLLTALTIPEDGKVIAIDVDRGSYEEVGLPIINKAGVEHKIDFRESEALPVLDELLSHKANEGGFDFAFVDADKENYWNYHERLMRLIKVGGIVVYDNTLWGGTVAKPETSTSEWRRGGRKAILELNQKLSADQRVQISHAVLGDGITICRRLY
- the LOC106333106 gene encoding probable caffeoyl-CoA O-methyltransferase At4g26220 isoform X1 codes for the protein MAWVFLCPNSLTRYLSACGCGKKTVVTMSKEFCKGLLQSEELYKYILETSVYPRQPEALKELRKITCNHPEAVMATAPDAGQLMGMLLNLVNAKKTIEVGVFTGYSLLLTALTIPEDGKVIAIDVDRGSYEEVGLPIINKAGVEHKIDFRESEALPVLDELLSHKANEGGFDFAFVDADKENYWNYHERLMRLIKVGGIVVYDNTLWGGTVAKPETSTSEWRRGGRKAILELNQKLSADQRVQISHAVLGDGITICRRLY